The following proteins are co-located in the Xiphophorus maculatus strain JP 163 A chromosome 24, X_maculatus-5.0-male, whole genome shotgun sequence genome:
- the LOC102229557 gene encoding CLIP-associating protein 1-A-like isoform X4, translating into MEEDEEEKMSSMEDLLDLVLQKDLGRRLQVGPEITELLLHPDRCPGLDQDQNLLDRMVDALASSWVNSSNYKVVLLGMEVLSALVDRLQERFRTQVGTVLPSLMDRLGDSKDQVREQDQALLLKVMDQSANPQYVWERMMGGFKHKNSRTREGLCLCLISTLNVFGSQSLTLNKIVPHICNLLGDPTSQVRDAAMSCLVEIYRHVGERVRIDLGKKGLPQSRLNMIFSKFDEVQRSGVMVPSPLSDKTFEDDESVDGGRSSSRAASVSGRKAVSMGSFRRPSSASSSKSAGRDGSSAGAVDEEDFIQAFEDVPTVQIYSNREVEEAMTKIRDVLSDDKKDWELRVAALKKLRSLLLAGAPEFDCFLQQLRLLEASFKLSAKDLRSQVVREACITLGHLSAVLGSRFDHAAEAIMPPLLNLVPNSAKVMATSGVAAIRLILRHTHCPRLVPIISISCSSKSVAVRRRCFEFVDLMLQEWQTSSLDRHGAMLMETIKKGIHDADAEARSVARKCYWSYQGHFSREAELLFQGLESAYQRALQAHLRSGDALVSLPASDRSSSSSQESLNRPLAMKSSAGSSSSRGQHQGQHLGSAPRRPGAVSSPGALQRSRSDVDVNASASARSRMPAVSAAAALPPGSYASLGRVRTRRTSAGTGATATDGRSRGKVVSQSQPGSRSGSPGRLLSSTYGRILRPAAGSNGAPCSVSDKTRPRGHRSQGCSRETSPSRTAADRLAHQARISASVNAMRVLNTGTEVEAAVADALLLGDSRSSKRRPVRRRFESPGIYSDDDANSDASSACSERSFGSRNGGAGPHFLRQTEDVAEVLNHCASSNWSERKEGLLGLQNLLKGQRTLSRVELKRLCEIFTRMFADPHSKRVFSMFLETLVDFIVLHRDDLQDWLFVLLTQLLKKMGADLLGSVQAKVQKALDVTRDSFPLELQFNILMRFIVDQTQTPNLKVKVAILRYIEALARQMDPADFVNSSETRLAVSRVITWTTEPKSADVRKAAQVVLIALFELNTPEFTMLLGALPKTFQDGTTKLLHSHLRSASAGIAMAAPGDWAGRTPPRPPGGRSSPLTSPTNHGGLSPSRLWGWSADGLSKYPPLPPFPSPLPPTASLKALRRAYSPSMLEYDSENLNTEDLYGSLRGVSEAIQNFSFRSQEELVEPLRRDGKRDGTAGVAAALDPERRFCGDVTEGGRTALDNKTSLLNTPSPRSFSGPRFREYNPYNYTDGSPEKPGPEDGAEPQRDGRRQECGENKTQNAKSFPAGSAEQLELVGQLLKELSQAGDQEDRRGTLLELLKVARQDSLLVWDEHFKTLLLLLLETLGDKDHSVRALALRVLKEILRNQPARFKNYAELTIMKTLEAHKDSHKEVVRAAEEAASALAGSIHPEQCIKVLCPIVQTTDYPVNLAAIKMQTRAVERVCREPLLQLLPDVVPGLLQGYDNTESSVRKASVFCLVAVYAVIGEELKPYLSQLTGSKMKLLNLYIKRAQTSTSNSSSSSDISSY; encoded by the exons atggaggaggacgaggaggagaaGATGAGCAGCATGGAGGACCTGCTGGACCTGGTTCTGCAGAAAGACCTGGGCCGGCGGCTGCAGGTGGGGCCGGAGATCACCGAGCTGCTGCTCCACCCGGACCGCTGTCCCGGGctggaccaggaccagaacctgcTGGACAGGATGGTGGACGCCCTGGCCAGCTCCTGGGTCAACTCCAGCAACTACAAG GTGGTTCTGCTGGGGATGGAGGTTCTGTCGGCTCTAGTGGACCGGCTGCAGGAGAGGTTCCGGACTCAGGTGGGAACAG TCCTGCCCAGCCTGATGGACCGGCTGGGCGACTCGAAGGACCAGGTGCGGGAGCAGGACCAGGCGCTGCTGCTGAAGGTCATGGACCAGTCGGCCAACCCTCAG TACGTCTGGGAGCGCATGATGGGAGGGTTCAAGCACAAGAACAGCCGGACCAGAGAGGGGCTCTGCCTCTGCCTCATCTCCACCCTCAACGT GTTTGGCTCTCAGAGTCTGACGCTGAATAAAATCGTTCCTCACATCTGCAACCTGCTGGGAGACCCGACCAGTCAG GTCCGTGATGCAGCCATGTCCTGCCTGGTGGAGATCTACCGCCACGTAGGAGAGCGAGTGAGAATCGACCTGGGGAAGAAAGGGCTGCCTCAGTCACG GCTCAACATGATCTTCAGTAAGTTCGACGAGGTccagaggtcaggggtcatgGTGCCGTCTCCTCTGTCAG ATAAAACCTTTGAGGACGATGAGTCGGTGGACGGCGGACGTTCCTCGTCCAGAGCAGCCTCTGTGTCTGGGAGGAAGGCGGTGAGCATGGGCTCGTTCCGACGGCCGTCCTCGGCCTCCAGCAGCAAGTCTGCAG GGCGGGACGGATCGAGTGCAGGAGCTGTGGATGAGGAGGATTTCATCCAAGCCTTTGAGGACGTTCCCACAGTTCAG ATCTACTCCAACCGGGAGGTGGAGGAGGCCATGACGAAGATCCGGGACGTTCTGTCGGACGATAAgaaggactgggagctgagagtGGCCGCC CTGAAGAAGCTTCGCTCGCTGCTGCTGGCCGGAGCGCCGGAGTTCGACtgcttcctgcagcagctgcggCTCCTGGAGGCGTCCTTCAAGCTGTCCGCCAAAGACCTGCGGTCTCAGGTGGTCCGGGAGGCCTGCATCACGCTGGG CCACCTGTCGGCGGTGCTGGGCAGCCGCTTCGACCACGCCGCCGAGGCCATCATGCCGCCCCTCCTCAACCTGGTGCCCAACAGTGCCAAAGTCATGGCCACGTCGGGCGTGGCCGCCATCCGCCTCATCCTCAGA CACACACACTGTCCTCGCCTCGTCCCcatcatcagcatcagctgctcctccaagTCTGTGGCTGTCAGAAG ACGCTGCTTTGAGTTTGTGGACCTGATGCTGCAGGAGTGGCAGACCAGCAGCCTGgacag acATGGAGCGATGCTGATGGAGACGATAAAGAAGGGGATCCATGACGCTGATGCTGAAGCTCGATCTGTAGCCAGGAA GTGCTACTGGAGCTACCAGGGTCACTTCAGCCGGGAGGCGGAGCTTCTGTTCCAGGGTCTGGAGTCGGCCTATCAGAGAGCTCTGCAGGCCCACCTGCGGAGCGGAGACGCCCTGGTGTCGCTGCCGGCCTCCGACCGCTCCTCGTCCTCGTCTCAGGAGAGCCTGAA TCGGCCGCTGGCCATGAAGAGctcagcaggaagcagcagcagcagaggtcaACATCAAGGTCAACATCTAG GCAGCGCCCCCCGCAGGCCGGGAGCCGTCTCGTCCCCCGGCGCTCTGCAGCGATCCCGCAGCGACGTCGACGTCAACGCCAGCGCCAGCGCCCGCAGCAGGATGCCCGCCGTCAGCGCCGCCGCCGCTCTTCCTCCTGGATCCTACGCTTcgctgg GGCGAGTCCGGACCAGGAGGACGAGCGCCGGAACCGGTGCCACGGCGACAGACGGCCGGAGCCGAGGGAAGGTCGTCTCTCAGTCCCAGC CCGGCAGCCGGTCCGGTTCTCCGGGCCGCCTGCTCAGCTCCACGTACGGCCGGATCCTGAGGCCCGCCGCAGGCAGCAACGGCGCCCCCTGCAGCGTGAGCGACAAGACGCGACCCCGAGGTCACCGCAGCCAGGGCTGCAGCCGAGAGACCAGTCCGTCCAGAACCGCAGCCG acCGGCTGGCCCACCAGGCCCGGATCTCGGCCTCCGTCAACGCCATGCGGGTCCTGAACACGGGCACCGAGGTGGAGGCGGCCGTGGCCGACGCTCTG CTGTTGGGAGACTCCAGGAGTAGTAAG CGGCGGCCCGTCCGGCGGCGCTTCGAGTCTCCCGGGATCTACTCTGACGACGACGCCAACAGCGACGCCTCCAGCGCCTGCTCCGAGCGCTCCTTCGGCTCCAGGAACGGCGGCGCCGGGCCCCACTTCCTGCGGCAGACGGAGGACGTGGCGGAGGTCCTGAACCACTGCGCCAGCTCCAACTGGTCGGAGAGGAAGGAGGGCCTGCTGGGCCTGCAGAACCTGCTGAAGGGCCAGAGGACGCTCAG CCGTGTGGAGCTGAAGAGACTCTGTGAGATCTTCACCAGGATGTTTGCAGATCCGCACAGCAAG AGA GTGTTCAGCATGTTCCTGGAGACGCTGGTGGACTTCATCGTCCTGCACCGGGACGACCTGCAGGACTGGCTCTTCGTCCTGCTCACTCAGCTACTGAAGAAGATGGGCGCCGACCTGCTGGGCTCGGTCCAGGCCAAGGTCCAGAAGGCTCTGGACGTCACCAg GGATTCGTTCCCCCTGGAGCTGCAGTTCAACATCCTGATGCGCTTCATCGTGGATCAGACCCAGACGCCCAACCTGAAGGTCAAGGTGGCCATCCTGCGCTACATCGAGGCTCTGGCCCGACAGATGGACCCGGCCGACTTCGTCAACTCCAGCGAGACGCGCCTGGCCGTCTCACGCGTCATCACCTGGACCACCGAGCCCAAGAGCGCCGACGTCCGCAAG GCGGCCCAGGTGGTTCTGATCGCCCTGTTTGAGCTCAACACCCCAGAGTTCACCATGCTGCTGGGAGCGCTGCCCAAAACCTTCCAGGACGGAACCACCAAGCTGCTGCACAGCCACCTGAGGAGCGCCAGCGCCGGCATCGCCATG GCGGCTCCAGGCGACTGGGCCGGCCGGACGCCTCCCCGCCCCCCCGGCGGCCGCAGCAGCCCTCTGACCTCGCCCACCAACCACGGCGGCCTCTCCCCCAG TCGGCTGTGGGGCTGGAGCGCCGACGGCCTCTCCAAataccctcctcttcctcccttccCCTCCCCTCTTCCTCCCACTGCCTCCCTCAAGGCCTTACGGCGAGCGTACTCTCCCAG CATGCTGGAGTACGACAGTGAAAACCTGAACACCGAGGATCTGTACGGCTCCCTGCGCGGCGTCTCTGAGGCCATCCAGAACTTCAGCTTCCGCAGCCAGGAGGAGCTGGTGGAGCCGCTGCGGCGGGACGGGAAGCGGGACGGAACG GCCGGCGTGGCGGCGGCGTTGGACCCAGAGCGCCGGTTCTGTGGCGACGTGACGGAGGGCGGCCGGACGGCTCTGGACAACAAGACGTCCCTGCTGAACACGCCTTCGCCTCGCTCGTTTTCCGGGCCGCGCTTCAGGGAGTACAACCCCTACAACTACACAGACGGCTCGCCGGAAAAGCCCGGCCCGGAGGACGGCGCCGAGCCGCAGAGAGACG GCCGGCGGCAGGAGTGCGGAGAAAACAAGACGCAGAACGCCAAGAGCTTTCCAG CCGGGTCGGCGGAGCAGCTGGAGCTGGTGGGGCAGCTGCTGAAGGAGCTGTCCCAGGCCGGGGACCAGGAGGACAGGCGGGGGacgctgctggagctgctgaagGTGGCCCGCCAGGACAGCCTGCTGGTGTGGGACGAACACTTCAAgaccctgctgctgctgctgctggagacgCTGGGCGACAAAGAC CACTCGGTCCGGGCGCTGGCTCTCCGGGTTCTGAAGGAGATCCTGCGGAACCAGCCGGCCCGGTTCAAGAACTACGCAGAGCTGACCATCATGAAGACGCTGGAGGCTCACAAGGACTCTCACAAAGAG gtggTGCGTGCGGCCGAGGAGGCGGCCTCCGCCCTGGCCGGCTCCATCCACCCGGAGCAGTGCATCAAGGTGCTGTGCCCCATCGTCCAGACCACCGACTACCCCGTCAACCTGGCGGCCATCAAGATGCAGACTCGCGCGGTGGAGCGCGTCTGCAGGGagccgctgctgcagctgctgccggACGTCGTCCCCGGCCTGCTGCAGGGCTACGACAACACGGAGAGCAGCGTCCGCAAGGCCAGCGTCTTCTGCCTGGTGGCCGTCTACGCCGTCATCGGAGAGGAGCTCAAGCCCTACCTGTCCCAGCTGACCGGCAGCAAG ATGAAGCTGCTGAATCTCTACATCAAGAGAGCTCAGACCTCcaccagcaacagcagcagctcctccgaCATCTCCTCCTACTGA
- the LOC102229557 gene encoding CLIP-associating protein 1-A-like isoform X5: protein MEEDEEEKMSSMEDLLDLVLQKDLGRRLQVGPEITELLLHPDRCPGLDQDQNLLDRMVDALASSWVNSSNYKVVLLGMEVLSALVDRLQERFRTQVGTVLPSLMDRLGDSKDQVREQDQALLLKVMDQSANPQYVWERMMGGFKHKNSRTREGLCLCLISTLNVFGSQSLTLNKIVPHICNLLGDPTSQVRDAAMSCLVEIYRHVGERVRIDLGKKGLPQSRLNMIFSKFDEVQRSGVMVPSPLSDKTFEDDESVDGGRSSSRAASVSGRKAVSMGSFRRPSSASSSKSAGRDGSSAGAVDEEDFIQAFEDVPTVQIYSNREVEEAMTKIRDVLSDDKKDWELRVAALKKLRSLLLAGAPEFDCFLQQLRLLEASFKLSAKDLRSQVVREACITLGHLSAVLGSRFDHAAEAIMPPLLNLVPNSAKVMATSGVAAIRLILRHTHCPRLVPIISISCSSKSVAVRRRCFEFVDLMLQEWQTSSLDRHGAMLMETIKKGIHDADAEARSVARKCYWSYQGHFSREAELLFQGLESAYQRALQAHLRSGDALVSLPASDRSSSSSQESLNRPLAMKSSAGSSSSRGQHQGQHLGSAPRRPGAVSSPGALQRSRSDVDVNASASARSRMPAVSAAAALPPGSYASLGRVRTRRTSAGTGATATDGRSRGKVVSQSQPGSRSGSPGRLLSSTYGRILRPAAGSNGAPCSVSDKTRPRGHRSQGCSRETSPSRTAADRLAHQARISASVNAMRVLNTGTEVEAAVADALLLGDSRSSKRRPVRRRFESPGIYSDDDANSDASSACSERSFGSRNGGAGPHFLRQTEDVAEVLNHCASSNWSERKEGLLGLQNLLKGQRTLSRVELKRLCEIFTRMFADPHSKRVFSMFLETLVDFIVLHRDDLQDWLFVLLTQLLKKMGADLLGSVQAKVQKALDVTRDSFPLELQFNILMRFIVDQTQTPNLKVKVAILRYIEALARQMDPADFVNSSETRLAVSRVITWTTEPKSADVRKAAQVVLIALFELNTPEFTMLLGALPKTFQDGTTKLLHSHLRSASAGIAMAAPGDWAGRTPPRPPGGRSSPLTSPTNHGGLSPSMLEYDSENLNTEDLYGSLRGVSEAIQNFSFRSQEELVEPLRRDGKRDGTAGVAAALDPERRFCGDVTEGGRTALDNKTSLLNTPSPRSFSGPRFREYNPYNYTDGSPEKPGPEDGAEPQRDGRRQECGENKTQNAKSFPAGSAEQLELVGQLLKELSQAGDQEDRRGTLLELLKVARQDSLLVWDEHFKTLLLLLLETLGDKDHSVRALALRVLKEILRNQPARFKNYAELTIMKTLEAHKDSHKEVVRAAEEAASALAGSIHPEQCIKVLCPIVQTTDYPVNLAAIKMQTRAVERVCREPLLQLLPDVVPGLLQGYDNTESSVRKASVFCLVAVYAVIGEELKPYLSQLTGSKMKLLNLYIKRAQTSTSNSSSSSDISSY from the exons atggaggaggacgaggaggagaaGATGAGCAGCATGGAGGACCTGCTGGACCTGGTTCTGCAGAAAGACCTGGGCCGGCGGCTGCAGGTGGGGCCGGAGATCACCGAGCTGCTGCTCCACCCGGACCGCTGTCCCGGGctggaccaggaccagaacctgcTGGACAGGATGGTGGACGCCCTGGCCAGCTCCTGGGTCAACTCCAGCAACTACAAG GTGGTTCTGCTGGGGATGGAGGTTCTGTCGGCTCTAGTGGACCGGCTGCAGGAGAGGTTCCGGACTCAGGTGGGAACAG TCCTGCCCAGCCTGATGGACCGGCTGGGCGACTCGAAGGACCAGGTGCGGGAGCAGGACCAGGCGCTGCTGCTGAAGGTCATGGACCAGTCGGCCAACCCTCAG TACGTCTGGGAGCGCATGATGGGAGGGTTCAAGCACAAGAACAGCCGGACCAGAGAGGGGCTCTGCCTCTGCCTCATCTCCACCCTCAACGT GTTTGGCTCTCAGAGTCTGACGCTGAATAAAATCGTTCCTCACATCTGCAACCTGCTGGGAGACCCGACCAGTCAG GTCCGTGATGCAGCCATGTCCTGCCTGGTGGAGATCTACCGCCACGTAGGAGAGCGAGTGAGAATCGACCTGGGGAAGAAAGGGCTGCCTCAGTCACG GCTCAACATGATCTTCAGTAAGTTCGACGAGGTccagaggtcaggggtcatgGTGCCGTCTCCTCTGTCAG ATAAAACCTTTGAGGACGATGAGTCGGTGGACGGCGGACGTTCCTCGTCCAGAGCAGCCTCTGTGTCTGGGAGGAAGGCGGTGAGCATGGGCTCGTTCCGACGGCCGTCCTCGGCCTCCAGCAGCAAGTCTGCAG GGCGGGACGGATCGAGTGCAGGAGCTGTGGATGAGGAGGATTTCATCCAAGCCTTTGAGGACGTTCCCACAGTTCAG ATCTACTCCAACCGGGAGGTGGAGGAGGCCATGACGAAGATCCGGGACGTTCTGTCGGACGATAAgaaggactgggagctgagagtGGCCGCC CTGAAGAAGCTTCGCTCGCTGCTGCTGGCCGGAGCGCCGGAGTTCGACtgcttcctgcagcagctgcggCTCCTGGAGGCGTCCTTCAAGCTGTCCGCCAAAGACCTGCGGTCTCAGGTGGTCCGGGAGGCCTGCATCACGCTGGG CCACCTGTCGGCGGTGCTGGGCAGCCGCTTCGACCACGCCGCCGAGGCCATCATGCCGCCCCTCCTCAACCTGGTGCCCAACAGTGCCAAAGTCATGGCCACGTCGGGCGTGGCCGCCATCCGCCTCATCCTCAGA CACACACACTGTCCTCGCCTCGTCCCcatcatcagcatcagctgctcctccaagTCTGTGGCTGTCAGAAG ACGCTGCTTTGAGTTTGTGGACCTGATGCTGCAGGAGTGGCAGACCAGCAGCCTGgacag acATGGAGCGATGCTGATGGAGACGATAAAGAAGGGGATCCATGACGCTGATGCTGAAGCTCGATCTGTAGCCAGGAA GTGCTACTGGAGCTACCAGGGTCACTTCAGCCGGGAGGCGGAGCTTCTGTTCCAGGGTCTGGAGTCGGCCTATCAGAGAGCTCTGCAGGCCCACCTGCGGAGCGGAGACGCCCTGGTGTCGCTGCCGGCCTCCGACCGCTCCTCGTCCTCGTCTCAGGAGAGCCTGAA TCGGCCGCTGGCCATGAAGAGctcagcaggaagcagcagcagcagaggtcaACATCAAGGTCAACATCTAG GCAGCGCCCCCCGCAGGCCGGGAGCCGTCTCGTCCCCCGGCGCTCTGCAGCGATCCCGCAGCGACGTCGACGTCAACGCCAGCGCCAGCGCCCGCAGCAGGATGCCCGCCGTCAGCGCCGCCGCCGCTCTTCCTCCTGGATCCTACGCTTcgctgg GGCGAGTCCGGACCAGGAGGACGAGCGCCGGAACCGGTGCCACGGCGACAGACGGCCGGAGCCGAGGGAAGGTCGTCTCTCAGTCCCAGC CCGGCAGCCGGTCCGGTTCTCCGGGCCGCCTGCTCAGCTCCACGTACGGCCGGATCCTGAGGCCCGCCGCAGGCAGCAACGGCGCCCCCTGCAGCGTGAGCGACAAGACGCGACCCCGAGGTCACCGCAGCCAGGGCTGCAGCCGAGAGACCAGTCCGTCCAGAACCGCAGCCG acCGGCTGGCCCACCAGGCCCGGATCTCGGCCTCCGTCAACGCCATGCGGGTCCTGAACACGGGCACCGAGGTGGAGGCGGCCGTGGCCGACGCTCTG CTGTTGGGAGACTCCAGGAGTAGTAAG CGGCGGCCCGTCCGGCGGCGCTTCGAGTCTCCCGGGATCTACTCTGACGACGACGCCAACAGCGACGCCTCCAGCGCCTGCTCCGAGCGCTCCTTCGGCTCCAGGAACGGCGGCGCCGGGCCCCACTTCCTGCGGCAGACGGAGGACGTGGCGGAGGTCCTGAACCACTGCGCCAGCTCCAACTGGTCGGAGAGGAAGGAGGGCCTGCTGGGCCTGCAGAACCTGCTGAAGGGCCAGAGGACGCTCAG CCGTGTGGAGCTGAAGAGACTCTGTGAGATCTTCACCAGGATGTTTGCAGATCCGCACAGCAAG AGA GTGTTCAGCATGTTCCTGGAGACGCTGGTGGACTTCATCGTCCTGCACCGGGACGACCTGCAGGACTGGCTCTTCGTCCTGCTCACTCAGCTACTGAAGAAGATGGGCGCCGACCTGCTGGGCTCGGTCCAGGCCAAGGTCCAGAAGGCTCTGGACGTCACCAg GGATTCGTTCCCCCTGGAGCTGCAGTTCAACATCCTGATGCGCTTCATCGTGGATCAGACCCAGACGCCCAACCTGAAGGTCAAGGTGGCCATCCTGCGCTACATCGAGGCTCTGGCCCGACAGATGGACCCGGCCGACTTCGTCAACTCCAGCGAGACGCGCCTGGCCGTCTCACGCGTCATCACCTGGACCACCGAGCCCAAGAGCGCCGACGTCCGCAAG GCGGCCCAGGTGGTTCTGATCGCCCTGTTTGAGCTCAACACCCCAGAGTTCACCATGCTGCTGGGAGCGCTGCCCAAAACCTTCCAGGACGGAACCACCAAGCTGCTGCACAGCCACCTGAGGAGCGCCAGCGCCGGCATCGCCATG GCGGCTCCAGGCGACTGGGCCGGCCGGACGCCTCCCCGCCCCCCCGGCGGCCGCAGCAGCCCTCTGACCTCGCCCACCAACCACGGCGGCCTCTCCCCCAG CATGCTGGAGTACGACAGTGAAAACCTGAACACCGAGGATCTGTACGGCTCCCTGCGCGGCGTCTCTGAGGCCATCCAGAACTTCAGCTTCCGCAGCCAGGAGGAGCTGGTGGAGCCGCTGCGGCGGGACGGGAAGCGGGACGGAACG GCCGGCGTGGCGGCGGCGTTGGACCCAGAGCGCCGGTTCTGTGGCGACGTGACGGAGGGCGGCCGGACGGCTCTGGACAACAAGACGTCCCTGCTGAACACGCCTTCGCCTCGCTCGTTTTCCGGGCCGCGCTTCAGGGAGTACAACCCCTACAACTACACAGACGGCTCGCCGGAAAAGCCCGGCCCGGAGGACGGCGCCGAGCCGCAGAGAGACG GCCGGCGGCAGGAGTGCGGAGAAAACAAGACGCAGAACGCCAAGAGCTTTCCAG CCGGGTCGGCGGAGCAGCTGGAGCTGGTGGGGCAGCTGCTGAAGGAGCTGTCCCAGGCCGGGGACCAGGAGGACAGGCGGGGGacgctgctggagctgctgaagGTGGCCCGCCAGGACAGCCTGCTGGTGTGGGACGAACACTTCAAgaccctgctgctgctgctgctggagacgCTGGGCGACAAAGAC CACTCGGTCCGGGCGCTGGCTCTCCGGGTTCTGAAGGAGATCCTGCGGAACCAGCCGGCCCGGTTCAAGAACTACGCAGAGCTGACCATCATGAAGACGCTGGAGGCTCACAAGGACTCTCACAAAGAG gtggTGCGTGCGGCCGAGGAGGCGGCCTCCGCCCTGGCCGGCTCCATCCACCCGGAGCAGTGCATCAAGGTGCTGTGCCCCATCGTCCAGACCACCGACTACCCCGTCAACCTGGCGGCCATCAAGATGCAGACTCGCGCGGTGGAGCGCGTCTGCAGGGagccgctgctgcagctgctgccggACGTCGTCCCCGGCCTGCTGCAGGGCTACGACAACACGGAGAGCAGCGTCCGCAAGGCCAGCGTCTTCTGCCTGGTGGCCGTCTACGCCGTCATCGGAGAGGAGCTCAAGCCCTACCTGTCCCAGCTGACCGGCAGCAAG ATGAAGCTGCTGAATCTCTACATCAAGAGAGCTCAGACCTCcaccagcaacagcagcagctcctccgaCATCTCCTCCTACTGA